A window from Arcobacter sp. CECT 8983 encodes these proteins:
- a CDS encoding biotin--[acetyl-CoA-carboxylase] ligase, giving the protein MKIINLKEVDSTHIYLKELIKKEGFTSALCVSADHQSNGIGSRGNSWEGKEGNLFFSFVVSKNDLPKDLQLQSASIYFSYILKQILQSQGSKLWLKWPNDFYIDNKKIGGTITTATKDLVYCGIGVNLQNVNNEFGRLDIEIDKNHILKLYFKTLEKKSSWKEIFNYFQIEFHKSRKYKATIENKKISLENAILNSDGSIQIDDKKVFSLR; this is encoded by the coding sequence ATGAAAATAATAAATTTAAAAGAAGTCGATTCAACTCATATTTACTTAAAAGAACTTATTAAAAAAGAAGGTTTCACTTCTGCTTTATGTGTTAGTGCAGATCATCAAAGTAATGGAATTGGTAGTAGAGGAAACTCTTGGGAAGGTAAAGAAGGTAATCTTTTTTTCTCTTTTGTAGTTTCTAAAAATGATTTACCAAAAGATTTACAACTACAAAGTGCCTCTATATATTTTTCTTATATATTAAAACAAATTTTGCAAAGTCAAGGTTCAAAACTATGGTTAAAGTGGCCAAATGATTTTTATATTGATAATAAAAAAATTGGTGGAACTATTACAACAGCAACAAAAGATTTAGTTTATTGTGGCATAGGAGTGAATTTACAAAATGTAAATAACGAATTTGGAAGACTAGATATAGAAATTGACAAAAATCACATATTAAAATTATATTTCAAAACTTTGGAAAAAAAATCATCTTGGAAGGAAATCTTTAACTATTTTCAGATAGAATTCCATAAGAGTAGAAAATATAAAGCTACAATTGAAAATAAAAAAATTTCATTGGAAAATGCCATTTTAAATAGTGATGGCTCTATACAAATTGACGATAAAAAGGTTTTTAGTTTAAGATGA
- a CDS encoding AEC family transporter: MLDPVLPIALYLGFGYLFKIFFKDNSKELVEFIIYFSLPAIVFAKIYPLDLTYETLELIFMFNTIILGNLILAYFVGKLLKLDKKVLATFMIIATFGNTSFIGLSYINTFYGQDYVVYALIYDLFGSFLLLVSLGMIIINWGSGQHVNFKGIVKSVIFFPPIIMFFLTVFAKNFEMPQFIMNTMETIGATLVPIAMIAIGMKLELKNIFYKLNVVTSAIIIKMFVVPVIVLFAFSIFYTLDDTWSKTTILEAAMPPMTMAVVLAIKGGLDERLAINALVIGVLLSLLSVTGFYYYLG, encoded by the coding sequence ATGCTTGATCCTGTTTTACCTATAGCCTTATATTTAGGTTTTGGTTATTTATTTAAAATCTTTTTTAAAGATAATTCAAAAGAACTAGTAGAGTTTATCATCTACTTCTCCCTTCCTGCTATTGTATTTGCTAAAATTTACCCTTTAGATTTAACATATGAGACATTAGAGCTAATATTTATGTTCAATACTATTATTTTAGGAAACTTGATTTTAGCTTATTTTGTAGGGAAACTACTCAAACTTGATAAAAAAGTACTTGCTACATTTATGATTATTGCAACTTTTGGAAACACATCATTTATAGGACTTTCATATATTAATACATTTTATGGTCAAGATTATGTAGTGTATGCACTTATTTATGATTTATTTGGTTCATTTCTTCTACTTGTTAGCTTAGGAATGATTATTATCAACTGGGGAAGTGGTCAACATGTTAACTTTAAAGGAATAGTTAAAAGTGTTATCTTTTTCCCACCAATTATAATGTTCTTTTTAACAGTATTTGCAAAAAACTTTGAAATGCCCCAATTTATAATGAATACTATGGAAACTATTGGAGCTACACTTGTTCCAATTGCAATGATTGCTATTGGTATGAAATTAGAGCTAAAAAATATCTTCTACAAACTAAATGTAGTGACATCAGCAATTATTATTAAGATGTTTGTTGTTCCTGTAATTGTATTATTTGCTTTTTCTATTTTTTATACTTTAGATGATACATGGAGTAAAACAACTATTTTAGAAGCTGCTATGCCTCCTATGACTATGGCGGTTGTTTTAGCTATAAAAGGTGGACTTGATGAGAGATTAGCAATTAATGCTTTAGTTATTGGGGTATTATTATCATTATTAAGTGTTACAGGTTTTTACTACTATCTTGGATAA
- the fmt gene encoding methionyl-tRNA formyltransferase — protein MSKRIVLMGTPDYATKIFERLINSSYNVVALYTQPDKPVGRKQVLTAPHIKQFCLDNSLDIPVFQPLKLRANKEVEEEIKALAPDFIIVAAYGQILPKEILDIAPCINLHASLLPKYRGASPIQESLLNDDEYTGVTSMLMEEGLDSGDILGLEYLKITPTMDVVEAFSKLSDIAASLTITTLDNYEKINPKKQNQAQVSFCKKIKKEHGLVNLLDAKKLYLKYKAYSFWPGIFLESGLKLKDVKLVEEESFNEEGKILEINKDSVVIACKKGSIEVQTLQAPSKKAVSAVDFLKGKRISVGDILQ, from the coding sequence ATGTCTAAACGAATTGTGCTTATGGGAACACCAGACTATGCAACAAAGATATTTGAAAGACTAATTAATAGTTCTTATAATGTTGTTGCTCTTTATACTCAACCAGACAAACCTGTAGGAAGAAAGCAAGTTTTAACTGCTCCTCATATTAAACAGTTTTGTTTAGATAACTCTTTAGATATTCCAGTTTTTCAACCTTTAAAATTAAGAGCAAATAAAGAAGTTGAAGAAGAGATTAAAGCTTTAGCTCCTGATTTTATAATTGTTGCTGCATATGGACAAATATTACCAAAAGAGATTTTAGATATTGCTCCTTGTATCAACCTTCATGCCTCACTTTTACCAAAATATAGAGGGGCAAGTCCTATTCAAGAATCATTACTAAACGATGATGAATATACAGGTGTAACTTCTATGCTTATGGAAGAAGGACTTGATAGTGGTGATATTTTAGGTTTAGAGTATTTAAAAATCACTCCTACTATGGATGTTGTTGAGGCTTTTTCAAAACTATCTGATATTGCTGCAAGTTTAACTATTACAACTTTAGATAATTATGAAAAGATAAATCCAAAAAAACAAAATCAAGCGCAAGTGAGTTTTTGTAAAAAGATTAAAAAAGAACATGGCTTAGTAAATCTTTTAGATGCAAAAAAACTATATTTAAAATATAAAGCATACTCTTTTTGGCCAGGTATTTTTTTAGAAAGTGGCTTAAAACTAAAAGATGTAAAACTTGTAGAAGAAGAATCTTTTAATGAAGAAGGTAAAATCCTTGAAATAAATAAAGATTCAGTTGTAATAGCTTGTAAAAAGGGTTCTATAGAAGTTCAAACTTTACAAGCACCTTCAAAAAAAGCTGTTAGTGCAGTAGATTTTCTAAAAGGAAAAAGAATATCTGTTGGTGATATTTTACAGTAA
- the proB gene encoding glutamate 5-kinase — translation MKRVVIKVGSAVLREGSVLAIERLNNLVDLIAKLKNEKKLEVILVSSGAVAAGNTALDLDRTQILNRQALAAIGQPLLMKHYKKRFREHGLKCAQMLLVEEDFDSRKRSANAKGVMEILLSNDIIPILNENDVIANKELLFGDNDQLAAHAAHFFDADILAILSDVDGLYDSNPHENPDAKMRKIVNFIEDDELEMKHTPNSEFATGGIVTKLKAAHFLLKRNKMMYLSSGFDLTNAYDFLVDENHKSGTLFKKQI, via the coding sequence AGAAGGCAGTGTTTTAGCAATTGAAAGATTAAACAATTTAGTTGATTTAATAGCAAAACTAAAAAATGAAAAAAAATTAGAAGTAATTTTAGTATCTTCTGGTGCAGTAGCAGCAGGAAATACTGCTTTAGATTTAGACCGTACACAAATTTTAAATAGACAAGCATTGGCAGCTATTGGACAACCTTTATTAATGAAACATTATAAAAAAAGGTTTAGAGAACATGGTCTTAAGTGTGCTCAAATGCTTTTAGTTGAAGAAGATTTTGATTCAAGAAAAAGATCAGCAAATGCAAAAGGGGTTATGGAAATACTTTTAAGTAATGATATTATCCCTATTTTAAATGAAAATGATGTAATTGCAAATAAAGAGCTTTTATTTGGTGACAATGACCAATTAGCAGCACATGCTGCACATTTCTTTGATGCTGATATTTTAGCAATACTTTCTGATGTAGATGGTTTATATGATTCAAACCCTCATGAGAATCCAGATGCAAAAATGAGAAAAATTGTAAACTTTATTGAAGATGATGAACTTGAGATGAAACATACTCCAAACTCAGAATTTGCAACAGGTGGTATAGTTACTAAACTAAAAGCTGCACACTTTTTATTAAAAAGAAACAAAATGATGTATTTATCATCAGGTTTTGATTTAACAAATGCTTATGATTTTTTAGTTGATGAAAATCATAAAAGTGGAACTTTATTTAAAAAACAAATCTAA